In Candidatus Woesearchaeota archaeon, the genomic window TGTTAAAAATGATTCTTCAAGACTTTGGTAATAAGAGTTCTGAATCTGAACTTCTGATTATCCGGGAACATGTTATTGATGAAATTAAAAAAACCGTAAATTATGAACAATTAATAGCTGACCTTGAATTTATTGCTAAAGAGATTAGAGAAAAGCAGAGATCATCGTACATTGGTTCAATTGCAAATTTTTTAGTTAAATGGCCTGGCGAAAACATTGGTTACGCAAGAATCCTGCAAAAAAATAAAGAAATGATTGCTTTAACATATCGCTGTTTAAATCCGGGACCAATATCTGGACCTATTATTGAACAAACGGTATCAACTATTTTAATGTCCGGCACGTTAACTCCAACAAATATGTACCGCGAATTATTAAGATTTCCAAAAAATACAATTGAAAAAAGTTATCAGTCGCCTTTTCCAAAAGAAAATAAACTTGCTTTAGTCATTCCGGAAACAACTACTAAATTCACTTCCAGAACTGAATCAATGTATAAACATATCTCGATAATACTTGTTGAAATCACTGATAAAGTTCCGGGTAATTCAGTAATATTTTTTCCATCATACTACTTAAGAGACCAAGTTAACGAGTTTTTCTTGACTGCTTCAAAAAAAACAATCTTTTCCGAAAAACAAGCTATGACAAAACAAGAAAAACTTGACATGCTTGAAAGATTTAAACTGTATAAAAATAGCGGAGCTGTTCTGTTGGGCGTAAGTTCTGGAAATTTTAATGAAGGAATTGATCTGCCCGGTGATTTGCTTAAGTGTGTTGTGATAGTTGGGTTGCCTTTACAAAAACCGGATTTGGAAACATCAGAACTGATTAAGCATTATAATGAACTTTTTGGCAAAGGGTGGGATTATGGTTACTTATTTCCGGCATTTTCAAAATGCTTGCAAGGTGCAGGCCGCTGTATCAGAACATCAAGCGACAGAGGAGTTATAGTTTTTTTAGATGAACGGTTTGCATGGAATCAATACTTCAGATGTTTTCCTGCAGATTATAATGTAAAAATCATTAAAAATTATTATCCTAACATGATAGAAGCATTTTTCAAGAAAAAAAGTTAATTGGCATAATTAATTAACTAATATCATTGAAAACACCCATTCTCAATCGAAACAGGGACCGCCAGTGAAACACATTGACCAGTTAAACCCCTAATAATAAAAATCTCTATCATTGCAAGTAGTGAGGTATGTCAATCTAAACTCAATAGCACTTATTCAACTGCACCGGAATTTCTGCATACTTAAAAGAATAAGTTTTATAAATTCTAAATTCATCATAGATATGTGAAGAGGAAAGATTTTGCTAAAATAAAAAAAGTGTTTATAGTAACCGCAATAATTATTCTTTTAACCTTTCTTTTTCCCTTAACACAGCCTGTTGAGTGCAGCAAGCCATATATAAGATATTATTTCAATTTTTGCTGTATTGACAAAAATTTTAATAATATATGCGATATCAATGAGAGGTTGGTTGACGTTGCATGCCAAAATCAATGTAAAAATGATATTTGTGATGGACCCAATCTATTAAAATGTTTTAACGGAACTTTTGGTTGTACAAGGTTTGCGGATTTAGGCATCCTTAAAGGCGAATGCGGTGTTGAATGTTTTAATAATACTGAATGCGGAGCTTTGAACTATTGTGAAAATTATGCCTGCAGAACAGTTAAACTTAAATGTGAACAAAATTGTGAAATAGGCATGGAAGTTATTGAACAATCGTTTAAAGACCGGATTTTAAGATTTACTGTCCAAAATAATGACCCACGTAAACAATATATTGCATGTTTTACCTTTCTTCAAAGTAAAATTGAAGAACAACATTTATTATATAGACTTACTTCAAAATCAATTAAATCTTTCAAGATTACGGTGCCTAAAAATGACATATTGCATTTTGCATGTTCATATGTTGACAAATCAAAAAATCCATTTGGAAATAAACAAATATTTTTGTTTAACCCTGAAAAGTTAGACAGCATCTTGAATAAGTAAACTTTAAATACAATAACATATAACTCATATGCAGGTGATGAAATAATGGGAATTGAATGCAAACCTTCTGCAGGCAAAAGCAAATTAAGCCCGAAAATTTACGATTTAGTTATTATTGGCGGTGGGCCTGCCGGAATGGGTGCCGCTATATACGCATCAAGATATAAAATTAATTGTGTGATAGTTTCACCAGCACTTGGAGGCATTATCGCGGATGCGCATACTATCGAAAATTGGTTAGGCGAAAATTCTATATCAGGCATGGATTTAGTTAAAAAGTTTGCAGGGCATGTAAAAGCACAAAAAGTTCCTATTATTGAAGAATGCGCAACAAAAATAACTCAAAATCAGGCTAATCCTGGATTATATAATGTTTATACTGATA contains:
- a CDS encoding ATP-dependent DNA helicase, which translates into the protein MDKEQLAHLLFPHQEVRKIQDDLIKDVNETISSRSHLIAHAPTGLGKTASSLPIALSYAIKDDLIVFFLTSRHTQHKIAIDTLREVKNRYNSEFVTIDIIGKKYMCVAPGIEILRSGDFIEYCKLQVEEGKCEFYNNTKNKGKQTPDAAIALKNIESLMPCHSEEIINECSAYNLCPYEVSMFLSTKAKVVVADYYYIFNDHIRETFFKKAGLTLDKCIVIVDEGHNLPARLRELMTVKLTTIMLERGIKEARKYKYEETALNLEMLKMILQDFGNKSSESELLIIREHVIDEIKKTVNYEQLIADLEFIAKEIREKQRSSYIGSIANFLVKWPGENIGYARILQKNKEMIALTYRCLNPGPISGPIIEQTVSTILMSGTLTPTNMYRELLRFPKNTIEKSYQSPFPKENKLALVIPETTTKFTSRTESMYKHISIILVEITDKVPGNSVIFFPSYYLRDQVNEFFLTASKKTIFSEKQAMTKQEKLDMLERFKLYKNSGAVLLGVSSGNFNEGIDLPGDLLKCVVIVGLPLQKPDLETSELIKHYNELFGKGWDYGYLFPAFSKCLQGAGRCIRTSSDRGVIVFLDERFAWNQYFRCFPADYNVKIIKNYYPNMIEAFFKKKS